From Carya illinoinensis cultivar Pawnee chromosome 5, C.illinoinensisPawnee_v1, whole genome shotgun sequence, one genomic window encodes:
- the LOC122310710 gene encoding inactive leucine-rich repeat receptor-like serine/threonine-protein kinase At1g60630, which translates to MEPLVSRCLALLFLSSLLSLPCWVRSGDAEALVTLKSSIDISNSLPWKLDAAAHVCRWQGVKECINGRVTKLVLEFLNLTGLLDQKAFNQLDQLRVLSFKGNSLYSQIPDLSGLHNLKSLFLNHNNFSGDFPASISGLHRLKVIALEGNQISGQIPVSLLRLRRLYTLQLQDNQLRGTIPPFNQTTLRFFNVSNNQLSGEIPLTPALVRFNASAFAGNLNLCGEQLDNPCESHPPAMGPLPDHPQTSSSSNRGKSIKLIAGSVGGFAALLICLIICWMLCRKRRKQEEEASRRKEVGVGVEAGEERSGGTGTGTGAGTTRGGFSWEGEGLGSLVFCGAGDQRMSYSLEDLLKASAETLGRGAMGSTYKAVMESGYIVTVKRLKDSAYPSLEEFRRHMHVLGSLSHPNLVPLRAYFQAKEERLLVYDYFPNGSLFSLIHGSRTTGGGKPLHWTSCLKIAEDLATGLLYIHQNPGLTHGNLKSSNVLLGSDFESCLTDYGLTSFRDPDSLEEPSATSLFYRAPECRDIRKPSTQQADVYSFGVLLLELLTGKTPFQDLVQEHGSDIPRWVRAVREEETESGDEPTSGNETSEEKLQALLNIAMACVSLVPENRPTVKDVLKMIRDARAEAQVSSNGSDHSPGRWSDTVQSLPREGHLSI; encoded by the exons ATGGAACCCCTCGTTTCAAGGTGCTTGGCGCTGTTGTTTCTCTCCTCACTGCTTTCCCTTCCCTGTTGGGTCAGATCAGGGGATGCCGAAGCACTTGTGACTCTGAAGTCATCCATCGACATCTCAAACTCGCTGCCATGGAAACTCGACGCCGCCGCCCATGTCTGCCGCTGGCAAGGTGTCAAAGAGTGCATCAATGGAAGGGTCACAAAGCTCGTGTTGGAGTTCCTCAACCTGACCGGGCTTTTGGATCAAAAGGCCTTCAACCAGTTGGACCAACTCCGCGTGCTTAGCTTCAAGGGAAACTCACTCTACTCCCAGATTCCCGACCTCTCCGGCCTCCACAACCTCAAATCTCTCTTCCTCAACCACAACAACTTCTCCGGCGACTTCCCCGCCTCCATCTCCGGCCTCCACCGCTTAAAAGTCATCGCCCTGGAGGGGAACCAAATATCCGGACAGATTCCGGTGTCTCTTCTCAGACTTAGGCGGCTCTACACGCTCCAGTTGCAGGACAATCAGTTGAGAGGGACAATCCCTCCGTTCAACCAAACAACTCTCCGATTCTTCAACGTGTCCAACAACCAACTGTCCGGAGAGATTCCACTGACCCCGGCTCTGGTCCGGTTCAATGCGTCGGCATTTGCGGGTAATTTGAATCTGTGCGGGGAACAGTTAGATAATCCATGCGAAAGTCACCCACCGGCAATGGGTCCTCTTCCCGACCATCCTCAGACGTCGTCGTCTTCCAACCGCGGGAAATCGATTAAGTTAATTGCGGGGAGTGTGGGTGGATTTGCGGCGCTGTTAATCTGTTTGATAATATGTTGGATGCTCTGTAGGAAGCGTAGGAAACAGGAGGAGGAGGCATCGAGGAGAAAAGAAGTGGGCGTGGGAGTAGAGGCTGGGGAGGAGAGGTCGGGAGGGACAGGTACAGGGACAGGGGCAGGGACAACCCGAGGAGGGTTTTCGTGGGAAGGAGAGGGACTGGGGAGCTTGGTGTTCTGCGGAGCAGGGGATCAGAGAATGAGCTACAGCTTGGAGGACTTGCTGAAAGCGTCGGCGGAGACGCTGGGAAGAGGTGCAATGGGGAGTACATACAAAGCTGTAATGGAGTCGGGTTACATAGTGACGGTGAAGAGGCTAAAGGACTCGGCATACCCGAGTCTGGAGGAGTTCAGAAGACATATGCACGTGCTTGGCAGCCTCTCCCACCCCAACCTCGTACCCCTCAGAGCCTATTTCCAGGCCAAGGAGGAACGCCTTCTCGTCTACGATTACTTCCCCAATGGCAgccttttctctctcattcacG GATCAAGAACTACCGGTGGTGGAAAGCCTCTTCACTGGACATCATGCCTTAAAATAGCTGAGGACCTAGCAACTGGTCTGCTCTACATTCACCAGAACCCTGGCCTGACCCATGGAAATTTAAAATCCTCTAATGTCTTGCTGGGTTCTGACTTTGAGTCCTGCCTCACAGATTACGGTCTCACTTCATTCCGTGATCCTGACTCACTTGAAGAACCCAGTGCCACTTCCCTATTTTATAGAGCACCTGAATGCCGGGACATTCGAAAGCCATCTACACAACAAGCTGATGTCTACAGCTTTGGCGTCCTTCTCCTGGAACTTCTAACTGGCAAAACACCTTTCCAGGACCTTGTTCAGGAACACGGTTCAGATATACCTAGGTGGGTCAGGGCAGTCCGTGAAGAAGAGACTGAGTCGGGGGATGAGCCTACCTCTGGTAATGAGACATCTGAGGAGAAACTCCAGGCTCTCTTGAACATTGCAATGGCTTGTGTCTCACTTGTTCCAGAGAACCGGCCTACCGTGAAAGATGTTTTAAAGATGATCAGAGATGCCAGGGCAGAGGCTCAAGTGTCATCCAACGGTAGTGATCACTCGCCCGGAAGATGGTCAGATACTGTTCAGAGCTTGCCTAGAGAAGGACATTTGAGCATTTGA